The genomic region AGTCAATTTAAggaacataaaaaaagaaattagcaGCTCTAGTTTCTGAGATATTCTATGTAATAATTTATGCAAGTAaatgctaatgagcatggccggTATCTGTATACAGTCTAGGAGCTAGCTCACAATTTCAGGAGTTCTGGGCCTGGCTGCTGCACAATATATGAGATTGCACTGTATGATATACACACATGCTGACTACCATACATGTGCTGTCTGTaaggcgtgcacattgcacatgtTGTGACTGGTGTTTGGAGGAGAAACTAGTCCTAGCAGCACAGAGAACAGTAAGAGCTTGATAACgtgtggagcactaacagttacacgcaagcgatgttgtaagttcggctttttgctcgtgtcaggttagcgcatgaaggaaaacagttaactttcaacttttaatacgaacgcaacccgatgcacacaaaaagcttacttctattgcagttaacgctcaagcggtattgttaaataatgctccacttgtaagctggccctaAATGGTTAAACAGCAACAGAAGGGGTTAAAGAAGGGAGAAGGAACCAAGGCAAGTCTTATACCCCACTTTCAGTCTCAGGGATAAATTACAGGGCACCAGGTCATAGGGTAACTTGGTACCTTTATTATTTATTCCATACCTAGTATTTCTCACGCAGCATGTTAGTAACAGAAGAATAGATTCtcctaacaaaatatatatataaataaatacttttttcagTGATTGCTTCATGCGTATTTACAGCAAACTATATTAATGTCTAGCAACTTTACTGGTAGGTCTGTTCATTTatcactagggatgggtgaatgtttctaaaaaaatcgaaatttaaaacgaattttgaatcgaattttgaatgtttataaaacattctaaaattcgaatttgaaatagtatttctagtctacaactgtatttaataaatgtaatattcgaatttgaatgctaccttcgaattcgaatgtaatgttcaaattcgaaatagaatttctagtctcatacgcctagatttagagttctgcggccaaaggggtgcgttagctacgcatgcttttttctggccgcaccttttaaataccgctggtatttagagttcacagaatggctgcgttaggctccaaaaaaggagcgtatagcatatttaccgcaacttcaactctcgataccagcggtgcttacggacgcggccagcttcaaaaacgtgctcgtgcacgattcccccatagaaaacaatggggctgtttgagctgaaaaaaaaactaacacctgcaaaaaaaacgcgttcagctcctaacgcagccccattgttttctatgtggaaacacttcctacatctgcacctaacactctaacatgtaccccgagtctaaacactcctaaccttacacttattaacccctaatctgccgcccccgctatcactgacccctgcatattatatttaacccctaatctgccgctccgtacacccccgccacctacattatccctatgtacccctaatctgctgccctaacatcgccgaccccaatagtatatatttattaacccctaatctgccgcccccaacgtcgcctccacctaactacacttattaacccctaatctgctgacggacctgagcgctactataataaatgtattaacccctaatccgcctcactcccgcctcaataaccctataataaatagtattaacccctaatctgccctccctaacattgccgacacctaacttcaagtattaacccctaatctgccgacaggagctcaccgctactctaataaatgtattaacccctaaagctaagtctaactttaaacctaacacccccctaaattaaatataatttaaatctaatgaaataaattaactcttattaaataaattattcctatttaaagctaaatacttacctgtaaaataaaccctaatatagctacaatataaattataattatattatagctattttaggatttatatttattttacaggtaactttgtatttattttaaccaggcaaaatagctattaaatagttaagaactatttaatagctaaaatagttaaaataattacaaaattacctgtaaaataaatcctaaactaagttacaattaaacctaacactacactatcaataaataaattaaattaaatacctacaattaccaacaattaaacctaacactacactatcaatacattaattaaatacaatacctacaaataactacaattaaataaactaattaaagtacaaaaaataaaaaagaactaagttacaaaaagtaaaaaaatatttacaaacattagaaaaatattacaacaattttaaactaattacacctactctaagccccctaatgaaattaaaaagccccccaaaatactttttacaaaagttcaaagctcttttaccttaccagccctgaacagggccctttgcggggcatgccccaagaaattcagctcttttgcctgtaaaaaaacacatacaataccccccccaacattacaacccaccacccacatacccctaatctaacccaaaccccccttaaataaacctaacactaagcccctgaagatcttcctaccttatcttcacctcaccgggtatcaccgatcagtcctggctccaaaatcttcatccaacccaagcgggggctggcgatccataatcctgcggctgaagaggtccagaagaggctccaaagtcttcatcctatccgggaagaagaggcgatccagaccggcaaccatcttgatccaagcggcatcttctatcttcatccgatgaggaacggctccattgtgaagacctccagcgcggatcaatcttcttccgacgacgtccaactgaagaatgacggttcctttaagggacgtcatccaagatggcgtccctcgaattccgattggctgataggattctatcagccaatcggaattaaggtaggaaaattctgattggctgatggaatcagccaatcagaatcaagttcaatccgattggctgatccgatcagccaatcagattgagcttgcattctattctaattcgaattctaaatagtatttctagtctaatactgtgttttataaatgtaatattcgaatgtgacatttaaatttgtatgtgacattcgaattcgaaaactataaatagcattcgataatagaatttttaagaatattcattcttatcaacattctattatgtaaatcaaatttctacaataacattcattctaacattcgaatttgaatataaacacattcgcccatccctatttattACCTTTAGAAAAACAAAAGGAATGTGCGAATCAGTAACACAAGCTGGTAATAGACGAAcagagacacagggtactcacattgcgCTAAAGCACTCTCTTATGCTCCAAAAGCAGAGGATCAGCAGCAAGGGTGGTTATGGGAGGGCGGGGACACACCTTCCCTTGGTAGAATATACACTCAGCAATGAGTTAGAAACTTTCAAAATTGGATTTATTAAAAAGTTGTATAAAACCAagttaaaaacaactcatgcttaTTTGTGCAATCTAAAGCATGGTACAATAATGCAACGCATTTCACggacaaaccgtttcatcaggcatctgctGAGTATATATTCTACTACGCTACCAAGGGAAGGTGTGTCCTCGCCCTCCCATAACCACCCTTGCTGCTGATCCTCTGCTTTTGGAGCTGGAGTTTACCTGAGCCCTGTTACCAATCCGTTGGCTTCACACCTGAGGTTCACGGTACCTGCCTGtgatcagctagctggtctgctgcaaaAAAaacagcctgctcctattggcataAGAGAACGCCTTTGcgcaatgtgagtaccctgtgtctccaGTTCGTCTATTACCAGCTTATGTTACTGATTCAAACATAAGGCACCTCTTTCCTTCCTTTTGTTTTTCTACAGAGTCGTCTCATCACCTATGGAGAAGTCAGAGTGCTTTAGTTCCTGCATCAAGGACTGTTTTACTCTGTTCAGACTTTTTGGGAACTTTAAGTATACATTCCTTTGTCAAATATATGTTTTGTAATTATTACAAATCTACATAATCATTTTGTGTACCAGCCACACATATAACATTTGTAGTCGTTAACACTGCTTGCCTCAGTGTGGGGTTGCTGGTCTGAATTAAGATCTTATAGTTTGCTTTGCTGCATTGCCATCCATACTATATATGTGGAAATATATTTCGCTATAGATCTATATATAGACACGATTTTCACATGTATTTTAGACTCATTAGTTTGTCTATATTGTCTATTTAGATATTTCTGGGGTTTTTTTGCtcgtagcgcctcctataggagcaaGAGATATATATTGGTACacgttacatttatatatattgactcctgattttttgctatttatcacCTATACTTTCTGTAGAAACAAAAAGCAATAACAATGACACCCGCTTTACTTGTCAGGAGTGtcttactactaataataattgtTATATGCATCTTGTTTCCCTTCCTTTacacatttttgttattattaggTATTAATTGAGATTTTATCTGGCTTTTATATTTTTCATCTATcctataattaattaatatttacttatatatatttatttgcttattctttatattttttaatttaatgcatCTGATTATATATGAATTCAGTTTATTTtgttgagccagtgacaagaggcgcatgtgtgtagccaccaatgatcaggtatctcccagtaatgcattgctgctcctgatttaagtatacttttcaaaaaagtatacaacatgaagtacattttataatataaataaagtcTTTTAAAATAACACCAACGTTTAAttgttagtttcatgtccctttaactgctgattttgggctagaatacaagtgaggcacaaatggtTTTGCGCAAGCTATATCGTGTTTTCGTGagcctttttaattgcgctgatattacaagttgagcaatatCGTGATTGTGCTAGCACAATCACCATTTACTCTTCAATTCTTACAGTgatctcagagctatggttaactgttttctggaacaaaaaagtcacacaaaacacttcaaaaatacattacaaagtacagttacactcatattaacactgtctaattaaaaatatatatatattgcgcaaaaaagttataaatgatcaaagatatgagatctcgggtgttagaaaaaaaaaacagccaaagtactttaacatagagatacatacagatatattgttaaagatgtatttgtatgtttatagatatgtctatatatgtgtacatatgtattaatgtttttatatgtgtatatactgtatgtatttacagacatatatacacatataaacacataaatatatatgtacacacatatagacatatatataattgtgctatagccctttgccattaaataaacgaaaagatgtaaaaaatatatgcaattttcatatttaataaagattttaaccaggtatttatgtaaatatttcatatttgctaatgcgaatatgttatgttgtttgcgcgatgggtgttttttttttctccattgacttctatggggaatgcgaaaatgcgattgtgtttgcacgatctcgggtgttaggttttttctacttttttttctccattgatttctagggGGTaaattatgcacacacacatgaaaAGTTACGTTAgaatttttgcgctagttgggttaccgcttgtgcaaaggggaaaaaaaaaaacgctctacttgtaatctagccctttgtatttgGTCCTAACCACTTACACTGCTCTACCAGTAGATCCTATACCAAGAATATACAAATTCATTGTTGTAATGTGGcaacaaaatttaaatatatatttttaaatgaaaagtAAGCATAAAGGGGATATGGAATATCCATCATCTTCCTTACTACTCTGCAGGAACAACTATTCACCTTTCCTTAATGCAAAGGGTAAGAGTCTAGAGATTTTACTACAGCACATAACTCTCTCGCTTGGTGCACAAACATCACCCTGCCAGTCATATGACAATTATATATTTGGTACTCAAGTAGTTAAGGCCACTTGTTGTTCAGACAGTTGAAAaccatttactttaaagggatttaaaaccccaaaaatgtatttgatgattcaaatatagtgtaaaaaaaaaaaaataagttaaaatttccaattaacttttattataaaatgtaattgGCTCTCATGGTATCCATTGTTGGAAAGCAGGCAGGAAGGTGTAGGAGCATGCATGTGAACAGAGCCCTATATGGCAGTCATTTTATAGCCATGTATTATGTATACATTTGCAAGaagagtaggtggcagcagtgactCCTGTCATGTACTActtcagaaatgtgcacactaccgatctagatatatcttcaataaagaataccacaagaacaaagtacatttgataatagaagtaaattgcaaactttttttaaattctatgctctgtctgaatcttgtaagaaaatttttgggtttcatgtccctttaatattttcctatattttttaaataaattaatttaatttagccaAACATATATAGCTTTTTGGACATTTACTTATATTCTAATCTTTGTCTTTTAACAGAATGAAGAGGTATATGCATTTCCCTAAATCTATTTTGAGGCAAATATTTTGGCTGCTTGTGTTTACGGGGCCTTTGATTTGTATTTTGAAATGTATAAAAATTGAGAAAATATTCTCAAGAACAAAAAGTTACTTTATGGAGCCGTACATCATCTCAATATTCATGAAAAATGAGGAACTCATCTCAGTTGATACAAGCAATGATATTAACTGCTCATCAATTTTCGAAATGGATCCAAGTGAAATTAGGAGAAGTTTAGAAATTCAAAAGATGCATATAGTTGATTTAGAAGATGAAAATATTACAGCAATGACATGTGACTGTAATGCTTATAAAAATTTACGACAATACCACATGAAACCTTTATCATTCGAAGAGAAAAACTTCCCAATAGCATATTCTATAGTTGTCCATAAAGATGCAATTAATGTTGAAAGACTTCTCTGTACAATTTATAATCCATGGAATGTTTACTGTATTCATTACGACAAGAAATCATCTACAATCTTCAAAATGGCCATGATAAACCTAGCcaaatgtttttcaaatgtttttattgCATCCAAAATTGAAAGAGTCATTTACACTCACATTTCGAGGCTTCGGGCAGATCTAAATTGCTTGTCTGATTTGTTAAATTTCTCTGTTCAGTGGAATTATGTTATAAATTTGTGTGGACAAGATATGCCACTTATGTCAAATTACAAACTTGTAACTGAGCTGAAGAAGTTGAATGGGAGAAATATGCTAGAGACCTCGAGACCAAATGATAAAAAGAAACAACGTTTTAGATATCATTACGAAGTTAGAAAAAAGCAAGACAGTGATTGCACTGAGATGCTGGTCAGAACATTTTTTATCAAAGATCCTCCACCTTCCAACATTGAGATATTTGTTGGAAGTTCATACTTTGTTCTAAGTCGGTTATTCATTGACTATATTTTTCACTGTCCATTGGtttcagattttttattttggtctAAAGATACTTTTTCTCCTGATGAACATTTCTGGGCAACCCTTGCACGTTTTCCCGGCATACCAGGGGAAATTAAAAACACAGATTATGATGTTACAGACCTGCAAAGCAGAACTCGTCTGGTGAAATGGAGAATGCACAACACTTATCCCAATTGCACTGGAATTTATGTCcgcagtgtgtgtatttatggagCGGCTGAACTAAGATGGCTTGTTACATCAGGGTACTGGTTTGGCAATAAGGTTGACCCAAAAGTAGATCCTATTTTAGTAAAATGCCTGATTGAAAATATTGAAGAACAGCAAAGGCAAAATGTGCAATTATCCTTAAGTTAATGTCTTTATTTGCTTTTGAGTTTCagacaagaaacaaaaaaaaaaggattcccCTATTAACTTCAAATTTCACCAAATTCATCATTGTTTTCCTTGGTAGATACCAATTAAATGTTAAGTGCATCTTCCAGGATTTTCATATAAGCTTTCCATTAAAATCTTCTTTTTGTAAATTTAATTTGATTATTAACTTCAAACCCTGTTCACTAGGAAAATTATATAAATGAATTTAAATAAGGAATGTAACGACAATTGCCTTATAAAGGGaggctgaacccaaattttttctttcgtgattcagatagagcatgacattttaagcaactttctcatttactcctattatcagattttcttctttctcttgatatctttatttgaaatgcaagaatgtaagtttagatgccagcccatgtttggtgaacaacctgggttgttcttgctcattggtggataaattcatccaccaataaaaaagtgctgtccagagttataaaccaaaaaaaaaaaaaaaaaaaaaaaaaaaaaaaagcttagatgcattctttttcaaata from Bombina bombina isolate aBomBom1 chromosome 2, aBomBom1.pri, whole genome shotgun sequence harbors:
- the LOC128646899 gene encoding beta-1,3-galactosyl-O-glycosyl-glycoprotein beta-1,6-N-acetylglucosaminyltransferase 4-like; the encoded protein is MKRYMHFPKSILRQIFWLLVFTGPLICILKCIKIEKIFSRTKSYFMEPYIISIFMKNEELISVDTSNDINCSSIFEMDPSEIRRSLEIQKMHIVDLEDENITAMTCDCNAYKNLRQYHMKPLSFEEKNFPIAYSIVVHKDAINVERLLCTIYNPWNVYCIHYDKKSSTIFKMAMINLAKCFSNVFIASKIERVIYTHISRLRADLNCLSDLLNFSVQWNYVINLCGQDMPLMSNYKLVTELKKLNGRNMLETSRPNDKKKQRFRYHYEVRKKQDSDCTEMLVRTFFIKDPPPSNIEIFVGSSYFVLSRLFIDYIFHCPLVSDFLFWSKDTFSPDEHFWATLARFPGIPGEIKNTDYDVTDLQSRTRLVKWRMHNTYPNCTGIYVRSVCIYGAAELRWLVTSGYWFGNKVDPKVDPILVKCLIENIEEQQRQNVQLSLS